A stretch of Geotrypetes seraphini chromosome 2, aGeoSer1.1, whole genome shotgun sequence DNA encodes these proteins:
- the LOC117354579 gene encoding gastrula zinc finger protein xLCGF3.1-like isoform X1: MPEGASAQKQVTFEDITVSFTQEEWAYLDEEQKKLYREVMKDNYQMLISLADHQIRPEWQRIKSQREDPVEMDQIQTQSENIYENISQRPDNISTKNSKQGSKEQRNPAGATKEGVTMCEINDGNIPEDKRHLAERPFQIHNSGKMTSEFLHGKKKGKKHQKELQLHKSDHKNEKLFTSAECNKSFTQLSTPKSQKMIHTRYRPFTCSECNKSFTRLSNLKQHQVIHTGCKPYKCIECNKSFTQLSSLKSHKMIHTGYKPHTCTECNKSFNRVSHLKSHKMIHTGYKPHTCTECNKSFNRVSHLKSHKMIHIAYKPYTCTE; this comes from the exons ATGCCCGAGGGAGCTTCTGCCCAG AAGCAGGTGACATTTGAGGACATCACTGTCTCTTTCACCCAGGAGGAGTGGGCGTATTTAGATGAAGAGCAGAAGAAgctctacagggaggtgatgaaggataATTATCAGATGTTGATCTCTCTGG CAGATCATCAGATCCGACCTGAATGGCAGAGAATAAAGAGTCAAAGAGAAGATCCGGTAGAAATGGACCAAATCCAAACACAGTCAGAAAATATCTATGAGAATATTTCCCAGAGACCTGACAACATTAGCACAAAGAATTCTAAGCAGGGATCAAAGGAACAGAGAAACCCTGCAGGAGCCACAAAGGAGGGAGTCACTATGTGTGAGATAAATGATGGTAACATCCCTGAGGACAAGAGACACCTAGCAGAGAGACCCTTCCAAATTCATAATAGTGGTAAAATGACTTCTGAATTCCTCCATGgcaagaagaaaggaaaaaaacaccagaaagaactCCAACTGCATAAAAGTGATCATAAAAATGAGAAACTATTTACATctgctgagtgtaataaaagtttcactcagctttcaactcCAAAAAGTCAGAAAATGATCCACACAAGGTACAGACCATTTACGTgttctgagtgtaataaaagcttcactcggctttcaaatctaaaacaaCACCAAGTCATCCACACAGGGTGCAAACCATATAAGTgtattgagtgtaataaaagcttcactcaactttcaagtctaaaaagtcacaaaatgatccacacagggtacaaaccac atacgtgtactgagtgtaataagagCTTCAACCGcgtttcacatctaaaaagtcacaaaatgatccacacagggtacaaaccacatacgtgtactgagtgtaataagagCTTCAACCGcgtttcacatctaaaaagtcacaaaatgatccacatagCCTACAAACCATATACGTGTACTgagtaa
- the LOC117354579 gene encoding gastrula zinc finger protein xLCGF3.1-like isoform X2: protein MPEGASAQKQVTFEDITVSFTQEEWAYLDEEQKKLYREVMKDNYQMLISLDHQIRPEWQRIKSQREDPVEMDQIQTQSENIYENISQRPDNISTKNSKQGSKEQRNPAGATKEGVTMCEINDGNIPEDKRHLAERPFQIHNSGKMTSEFLHGKKKGKKHQKELQLHKSDHKNEKLFTSAECNKSFTQLSTPKSQKMIHTRYRPFTCSECNKSFTRLSNLKQHQVIHTGCKPYKCIECNKSFTQLSSLKSHKMIHTGYKPHTCTECNKSFNRVSHLKSHKMIHTGYKPHTCTECNKSFNRVSHLKSHKMIHIAYKPYTCTE from the exons ATGCCCGAGGGAGCTTCTGCCCAG AAGCAGGTGACATTTGAGGACATCACTGTCTCTTTCACCCAGGAGGAGTGGGCGTATTTAGATGAAGAGCAGAAGAAgctctacagggaggtgatgaaggataATTATCAGATGTTGATCTCTCTGG ATCATCAGATCCGACCTGAATGGCAGAGAATAAAGAGTCAAAGAGAAGATCCGGTAGAAATGGACCAAATCCAAACACAGTCAGAAAATATCTATGAGAATATTTCCCAGAGACCTGACAACATTAGCACAAAGAATTCTAAGCAGGGATCAAAGGAACAGAGAAACCCTGCAGGAGCCACAAAGGAGGGAGTCACTATGTGTGAGATAAATGATGGTAACATCCCTGAGGACAAGAGACACCTAGCAGAGAGACCCTTCCAAATTCATAATAGTGGTAAAATGACTTCTGAATTCCTCCATGgcaagaagaaaggaaaaaaacaccagaaagaactCCAACTGCATAAAAGTGATCATAAAAATGAGAAACTATTTACATctgctgagtgtaataaaagtttcactcagctttcaactcCAAAAAGTCAGAAAATGATCCACACAAGGTACAGACCATTTACGTgttctgagtgtaataaaagcttcactcggctttcaaatctaaaacaaCACCAAGTCATCCACACAGGGTGCAAACCATATAAGTgtattgagtgtaataaaagcttcactcaactttcaagtctaaaaagtcacaaaatgatccacacagggtacaaaccac atacgtgtactgagtgtaataagagCTTCAACCGcgtttcacatctaaaaagtcacaaaatgatccacacagggtacaaaccacatacgtgtactgagtgtaataagagCTTCAACCGcgtttcacatctaaaaagtcacaaaatgatccacatagCCTACAAACCATATACGTGTACTgagtaa